The Enterobacteriaceae endosymbiont of Neohaemonia nigricornis genome has a segment encoding these proteins:
- the thrA gene encoding bifunctional aspartate kinase/homoserine dehydrogenase I, giving the protein MRILKFGGTSLANAKKILLVVDIINTSVKNGAIGVVLSAPATVTNNLELMIQKAIKSENFNNLLIDTNKLIIQIITDLKKYIKNFNIFKINNRVNLIFINIKNILNNISSVQNCSDKLYAEILSQGEIFSIIIFEELLLNIGYKLYIFPTQLLSLDDDNNYQSATINIQQSIKQTKSIKLSNIDIILMVGFSVINKKNEVVLLGRNGSDYSASILSACLNAKYCEIWTDVNGIYTADPNVILNAKLLKYLSYNEALTLSYLGAKILHFKTIFPLLINSIPCIIKNTMFPNNKGTIISNNINENQYDIKGITIINNVLIININSIINKNINDIINKIYFIIFKSNIPIYFITQSFSPLNINICISYNYYDTFKKILQQELHKEFINKLLQPIIIKKSLSIVSLVGNNINNNINIINNLYKLFMINKISILDISHNFSQNFISFIIKNQNNKYLLKLIHHIVFEYQKILEVFIIGTGNIGKTLLYQIKNIQHKNLYIYNNCVRIKICGIINTKHTLIDLNGINLNQWEKLILHAPTFSIDKLLVIIKQYKLYNPVIIDCTSSQTIANNYINFLDIGLHIVATNKKANTSTLKYYKKIRSITYQTKKYFLYETNVGAGLPVIKTLQNLLQIGDKIIKFYGILSGSLSFIFGKLEEGMLLSQAVKTAKKMGFTEPDPRIDLSGIDVARKLLILAREIGLQIELKDINIEPVINNINNNSIQDFEQNLLQIDQIFIQKIKKAKLKNQVLRYVGSIDHQGICQVKILSVDITHPLFEIKNGENAFIFYSNYYQPLPLILRGYGAGKNVTAAGILTDLLSIYTV; this is encoded by the coding sequence ATGCGAATATTAAAATTCGGTGGAACATCTTTAGCTAATGCAAAAAAAATTCTGTTAGTTGTTGATATTATTAATACATCTGTAAAAAATGGTGCTATAGGAGTAGTATTATCCGCGCCAGCAACTGTTACAAATAATTTAGAATTAATGATACAAAAAGCTATTAAATCAGAAAATTTTAATAATTTATTAATAGATACAAATAAATTAATTATACAAATTATAACTGATTTAAAAAAATATATAAAAAATTTTAATATTTTTAAAATAAATAATAGAGTAAATCTTATTTTTATTAATATAAAAAATATATTAAATAATATTTCTTCTGTACAAAATTGTTCTGATAAATTATATGCAGAAATTTTATCTCAAGGAGAAATATTTTCTATTATTATATTTGAAGAATTACTATTAAATATAGGATATAAATTATATATTTTCCCTACACAATTATTATCGTTAGATGATGATAATAATTATCAATCAGCAACAATAAATATTCAACAATCTATAAAACAAACTAAAAGTATTAAATTATCTAATATTGATATTATTTTAATGGTAGGTTTTTCTGTTATCAATAAAAAAAATGAAGTTGTATTATTGGGTAGAAATGGATCTGATTATTCAGCATCAATTTTATCAGCATGTTTAAATGCTAAATATTGTGAAATTTGGACTGATGTTAATGGTATTTATACTGCAGATCCTAATGTTATATTAAATGCTAAATTATTAAAATATTTATCATATAATGAAGCTTTAACATTATCTTATTTAGGTGCTAAAATTTTACATTTTAAAACTATATTTCCATTATTAATAAATAGTATACCTTGTATAATCAAAAATACTATGTTCCCTAATAATAAGGGAACTATTATTAGTAATAATATTAATGAAAATCAATATGATATTAAAGGTATTACAATAATTAATAATGTATTAATTATTAATATTAACAGTATTATTAATAAAAATATAAATGATATTATAAACAAAATTTATTTCATTATATTTAAATCTAATATACCTATATATTTTATTACACAATCTTTTAGCCCCTTAAATATTAATATTTGTATATCTTATAATTATTATGATACTTTTAAAAAAATACTACAACAAGAATTACATAAGGAATTTATTAATAAACTATTGCAACCTATTATAATAAAAAAATCATTATCTATAGTTTCTTTAGTTGGTAATAATATTAATAATAATATTAATATCATAAATAATTTATATAAATTATTTATGATAAATAAAATTTCTATATTAGATATTTCTCATAATTTTTCTCAAAATTTTATTTCTTTTATTATAAAAAATCAAAATAATAAATATTTATTAAAATTAATTCATCACATAGTTTTTGAATATCAAAAAATCTTAGAAGTATTTATTATTGGTACTGGTAATATTGGTAAAACTTTATTATATCAAATAAAAAATATACAACATAAAAATTTATATATTTATAATAATTGTGTTAGAATAAAAATTTGCGGTATTATAAATACGAAACATACACTCATAGATTTAAATGGAATCAATTTAAATCAATGGGAAAAATTAATATTACATGCACCAACATTTAGTATTGACAAACTATTAGTAATTATAAAACAGTATAAGTTATATAATCCAGTTATTATAGATTGCACATCATCTCAAACAATAGCAAATAATTATATTAATTTTTTAGATATTGGATTACATATAGTAGCTACTAATAAAAAAGCTAATACATCTACATTAAAATATTATAAAAAAATTCGTAGTATTACGTATCAAACAAAAAAATATTTTTTATATGAAACTAATGTTGGAGCAGGATTACCTGTTATTAAAACCTTACAAAATTTATTACAAATAGGTGATAAAATAATAAAATTTTATGGTATTTTATCTGGTTCTTTATCATTTATTTTTGGGAAATTAGAAGAAGGTATGTTATTATCGCAAGCAGTAAAAACAGCAAAAAAAATGGGATTTACAGAACCAGATCCACGTATTGATTTATCTGGTATAGATGTAGCTAGAAAATTATTAATTTTAGCAAGAGAAATAGGGTTACAGATAGAATTAAAAGATATTAATATTGAACCTGTAATTAATAATATTAATAATAATTCAATTCAAGATTTTGAACAAAATTTATTGCAAATTGATCAAATTTTTATTCAAAAAATAAAAAAAGCTAAATTAAAAAATCAAGTATTACGTTATGTCGGTAGTATAGATCATCAAGGAATATGTCAAGTTAAAATATTAAGTGTAGATATTACACATCCTTTATTTGAAATTAAAAATGGAGAAAATGCTTTTATTTTTTATAGTAATTATTATCAACCATTACCTTTAATATTAAGAGGTTATGGCGCAGGTAAAAATGTAACAGCAGCAGGAATTTTAACAGATTTATTAAGTATTTATACTGTATAA
- the parC gene encoding DNA topoisomerase IV subunit A, with amino-acid sequence MDKKKNNVNKTISLHKFAEYAYLNYSIYVITDRALPHIGDGLKPVQRRVIYAMSELGLKSISKFKKSARTIGDVIGKYHPHGDVACYEAMVLMAQSFSYRYPLIEGQGNWGTPDDPKSFAAMRYTESRLSKYSDLLLNEIEQGTVDYIPNFDGTLLEPKILPACLPNIILNGANGIAVGMATDIPPHNIKEVADAIIKLIDNPKITLKDILNIIQGPDFPTGSEIITPKKEIFKIYENGKGSIRLRAVWHTINNNIIITALPHQVSGIRIIEQINTHIRNKKLPMIEEVRDESDYENPTRIVIIIRNNFNYLNIEDIMYHLFCITDLEKSYRINLNMIGLNNKPAVKNLLEILNEWITFRRIIIKRRLNFYLKKLKKKLHIIKGLLIVYLNLTEFINIIRFNDNPAQIIKHKFNFSELQIETLLNFKLRSISLLEEQKLLNEQKKLIIKFNNIQKTLISAKKLNVLLKKEILLATTFYSNKRRSLLKESKEAKILNDNQLVTDEPITIILSKMGWIRCAKGHTIDPSNLNYKSGDNFFLSVKGKKNQIIAMIDSKGRSYSIDPNSLPPARSQGEPLNGKIYIPEGSTIKYLIMESLDTQILLFTNAGYGFICKFRDLIASNRNGKLLIILTENAQILSPLIINNIYIYILIISSTGKLLLLSIKDIPLLSKGRGNKLITIDKKSFINKFEQVKWIYLINQQSIVYIHTSTNIFKLNFKDLKKFHSNRGHTGFSLNKYNINNIIHNTYIKE; translated from the coding sequence ATGGATAAAAAAAAAAATAATGTAAATAAAACTATATCATTACATAAATTTGCAGAATATGCTTATTTAAATTATTCTATTTATGTTATTACAGATAGAGCATTACCACATATTGGTGATGGATTAAAACCAGTACAAAGAAGAGTAATATATGCTATGTCTGAATTAGGATTAAAATCTATATCTAAATTCAAAAAATCAGCACGAACTATAGGAGATGTTATTGGCAAATATCATCCTCATGGAGATGTAGCTTGTTATGAAGCAATGGTTTTAATGGCACAATCTTTTTCTTACAGATATCCATTAATAGAGGGTCAAGGCAATTGGGGAACACCTGATGATCCTAAATCTTTTGCAGCTATGCGATATACTGAATCACGTCTTTCTAAATATTCAGATTTATTATTAAATGAAATTGAACAAGGTACTGTAGATTATATTCCAAATTTTGATGGTACATTATTAGAACCTAAAATATTACCAGCATGTTTACCAAATATTATATTAAATGGTGCTAATGGTATTGCAGTTGGAATGGCAACAGATATACCTCCACATAATATCAAAGAAGTAGCAGATGCTATAATAAAATTAATAGATAATCCAAAAATTACATTAAAAGATATATTAAATATTATTCAAGGACCAGATTTTCCTACAGGAAGTGAAATTATTACTCCTAAAAAAGAAATATTTAAAATATATGAAAATGGTAAAGGTTCTATTAGATTACGTGCTGTATGGCATACAATTAATAATAATATTATTATTACAGCATTACCTCATCAAGTTTCTGGTATACGTATTATTGAACAAATTAATACACATATTCGTAATAAAAAATTACCTATGATTGAAGAAGTTAGGGATGAATCAGACTACGAAAATCCGACAAGAATTGTTATTATCATTCGCAATAATTTTAATTATTTAAATATAGAAGATATTATGTATCATCTATTTTGTATTACTGATTTAGAAAAAAGTTATCGTATTAATTTAAATATGATTGGTTTAAATAATAAACCTGCAGTAAAAAATTTATTAGAAATCTTAAATGAATGGATTACATTTAGACGTATTATTATTAAAAGAAGATTAAATTTTTATTTAAAAAAATTAAAAAAAAAATTACATATTATAAAAGGATTATTAATAGTTTATTTAAATTTAACAGAATTTATTAATATTATTCGTTTTAATGATAATCCTGCACAAATTATTAAACATAAATTTAATTTTTCAGAATTACAAATCGAAACATTATTAAATTTTAAATTACGTTCTATTTCATTATTAGAAGAACAAAAATTATTAAATGAACAAAAAAAATTAATAATAAAATTTAATAATATACAAAAAACACTAATATCTGCAAAAAAATTAAATGTATTATTAAAAAAAGAAATATTATTAGCTACCACATTCTATAGTAATAAACGTCGTTCATTATTAAAAGAAAGTAAAGAAGCTAAAATATTAAATGATAATCAATTAGTTACAGATGAACCTATTACAATCATTTTATCTAAAATGGGTTGGATTAGGTGTGCAAAAGGACATACTATAGATCCAAGTAATTTAAATTATAAGTCTGGAGACAATTTTTTCTTATCAGTAAAAGGTAAAAAAAATCAAATTATTGCAATGATTGATTCAAAAGGCAGAAGTTATAGTATAGATCCTAATTCTTTGCCACCGGCACGTAGTCAAGGAGAACCTTTAAATGGTAAAATATATATCCCAGAAGGATCTACAATTAAATATTTAATAATGGAATCTTTAGATACTCAAATTTTACTATTTACTAATGCAGGATATGGTTTTATTTGTAAATTTCGTGATTTAATTGCTAGTAATAGAAATGGTAAATTATTAATAATATTAACAGAAAATGCTCAAATTTTATCTCCTTTAATTATCAATAATATATATATATATATATTAATTATATCTTCTACAGGAAAATTATTATTATTATCTATAAAAGATATACCTTTATTATCTAAAGGTAGAGGAAATAAATTAATTACAATAGATAAAAAATCTTTTATAAATAAATTTGAACAAGTAAAGTGGATTTATTTAATTAATCAACAGTCTATTGTATATATACATACTAGTACAAATATATTTAAATTAAATTTTAAAGATTTAAAAAAATTTCATTCTAATAGAGGTCATACAGGTTTTTCATTAAATAAATATAATATTAATAATATTATCCATAATACTTATATTAAAGAATAA
- a CDS encoding 3-deoxy-7-phosphoheptulonate synthase, translating to MSEINNINNEQHIIIPKELKKQLPLSIKGKESIFHARQTINNILIGKNPKLLIICGPCSVHNINEAIEYSQFLKEISSKITDNIYIVMRVYFEKPRTIIGWKGLINDPDMNNSFNINKGLYLARELLLKLVQNNIAIATEVLDPNITHYLGDLFSWCAIGARTTESQIHREIAASLNIPVGFKNNTDGSINSAINAIKAANNQHSFITINQNGKVCIRHTTGNKHCHVILRGGKIPNYYADDIKTCEKNLILMGLKPKIMIDCSHGNSNKNFKNQEKVVNSVISQIKQGNKSIFGLMLESYIHEGNQIIDSQNKYSIKYGISVTDECINLQTTENILHKIYYELKQMPLRFLS from the coding sequence ATGTCAGAAATAAATAATATTAATAATGAACAACATATAATTATTCCTAAGGAATTAAAAAAACAATTACCTTTATCTATAAAAGGTAAGGAAAGCATATTTCATGCGAGACAGACTATAAATAATATTTTAATAGGTAAAAATCCTAAATTATTAATTATCTGCGGACCATGTTCTGTACATAATATAAATGAAGCTATAGAATATTCACAATTTTTAAAAGAAATAAGTTCAAAAATTACAGATAATATTTATATAGTTATGAGAGTATATTTTGAAAAACCAAGAACAATTATTGGATGGAAAGGATTAATTAATGATCCAGATATGAATAATTCTTTTAATATTAATAAAGGACTTTATTTAGCTAGAGAATTATTATTAAAATTAGTACAAAATAATATTGCTATAGCTACAGAAGTATTAGATCCTAATATAACTCATTATTTAGGTGATTTATTTAGTTGGTGTGCTATTGGAGCACGCACTACAGAATCACAAATACATAGAGAAATTGCAGCTTCATTAAATATTCCAGTTGGTTTTAAAAATAATACAGATGGCAGTATTAATAGTGCTATCAATGCTATTAAAGCTGCTAATAATCAACATAGTTTTATTACTATTAATCAGAATGGTAAAGTATGTATTAGACATACTACTGGTAATAAACATTGTCATGTAATCTTACGAGGTGGTAAAATACCTAATTATTATGCAGATGACATTAAAACATGTGAAAAAAATTTAATTTTAATGGGATTAAAACCAAAAATTATGATAGATTGTAGTCATGGAAATTCTAATAAAAATTTTAAAAATCAAGAAAAAGTAGTAAATTCTGTTATATCACAAATTAAACAAGGTAATAAATCAATATTTGGTTTAATGTTAGAAAGTTATATTCATGAAGGTAATCAAATAATAGATAGTCAAAATAAATATTCTATAAAATATGGTATATCTGTAACAGATGAATGTATAAATTTACAAACAACAGAAAATATTTTACATAAAATTTATTATGAACTAAAACAAATGCCATTACGTTTCTTATCATAA
- the tyrA gene encoding bifunctional chorismate mutase/prephenate dehydrogenase → MIKKLEYKQNNILNNKLNLLRDKIDILDTKLLSILSKRYNLVKKIGKIKQQHGLPVYILEREKYVINLRKKEAKNIGLSANFIEKILNNIMYESYIYENMEGFKKLNINLKKILIIGKIYNTGYIFKKLLTLSNYDVSMINHDFWLIKNFHSYFIDVEMIILNISITSLNDVLKYLPKLSNNCILVDITPIKYISINKILDQYSGPVLYIYPILPSNNISILTKQKIIYSHGRLSNMYNWFLKQIKLWGAELVHIKDHKNYQYISIIQALQYFNMLTMNAFLLKEKYQKKIFKKLIPLFNDLEYKYYKNFFTTDIVLYQQILISVQKKFNLYEQYINHLNNILFLIKNKNINDINNINHRIKEFYNINDHQN, encoded by the coding sequence ATGATAAAAAAATTAGAATATAAACAAAATAATATTTTGAATAATAAATTAAATTTATTACGAGATAAAATAGATATTTTAGATACTAAGTTATTATCTATTTTATCTAAAAGATATAATTTGGTTAAAAAAATAGGAAAAATTAAACAACAACATGGATTACCAGTTTATATACTTGAAAGAGAAAAGTATGTTATTAATTTAAGAAAAAAAGAAGCAAAAAATATAGGGTTGTCTGCTAATTTTATTGAAAAAATTTTAAATAATATAATGTATGAATCTTATATATATGAAAATATGGAAGGATTTAAAAAATTAAATATAAATTTAAAAAAAATACTCATTATAGGCAAAATATATAATACTGGATATATATTTAAAAAATTATTAACATTATCAAATTATGATGTATCGATGATTAATCATGATTTTTGGTTAATAAAAAATTTTCATTCTTACTTTATAGATGTAGAAATGATTATTTTAAATATATCTATAACATCATTAAATGATGTATTAAAATATCTTCCAAAATTATCTAATAATTGTATTTTAGTAGATATTACACCTATTAAATATATTTCTATAAATAAAATTTTAGATCAATATAGTGGTCCTGTATTATATATATATCCTATATTACCTTCTAATAATATATCTATTTTAACTAAACAAAAAATTATATATAGTCATGGACGTTTGTCTAATATGTATAATTGGTTTTTAAAACAAATAAAATTATGGGGTGCAGAATTAGTGCATATAAAAGATCATAAAAATTATCAATATATATCTATAATACAAGCATTACAATATTTTAATATGTTAACTATGAATGCTTTTTTATTAAAAGAAAAATACCAAAAAAAAATATTTAAAAAATTAATACCATTATTTAATGATCTAGAATATAAATATTATAAAAATTTTTTCACAACTGATATAGTATTATATCAGCAAATATTAATATCAGTTCAGAAAAAATTTAATTTATATGAACAATATATAAATCATTTAAATAATATTTTATTTTTAATAAAAAACAAAAATATTAATGATATTAATAATATTAATCATAGAATAAAAGAATTTTATAATATAAATGATCATCAAAATTAA
- a CDS encoding S4 domain-containing protein, which yields MIKFKYKIIVNKIEKNIRLDYFLSTKLKSFSRNQIKSWIINNYITINNHIINIPKKKFYYMIKLKLMLI from the coding sequence ATGATAAAATTTAAATATAAAATTATAGTTAATAAAATAGAAAAAAATATTCGATTAGATTATTTTCTTTCTACAAAACTAAAAAGTTTTTCTAGAAATCAAATTAAAAGTTGGATTATAAATAATTATATAACAATTAATAATCATATTATTAATATACCTAAAAAAAAATTTTATTATATGATAAAATTGAAATTAATGCTTATATAA
- a CDS encoding RluA family pseudouridine synthase, whose product MWKAQYLPLKIIYEDAYLLVIDKSINIVVHPGNKNRDNTIFNALLYNYHFLRDLPRAGIIHRLDKDTTGLMLVAKDMLTYIYLKNLLKKHKIIREYETIVYGIIKNDQIINLPIKKVYFNNIIKMIIHSTGKESITKLFVKKHFVKYTYLRVQLYTGRTHQIRTHLSYIKHGIIGDPLYKQLNISNNMLFDLINRQALHACYLKFRHPVFNNILTLYSKLPKDIQNVLDFLKKISY is encoded by the coding sequence ATATGGAAAGCACAATATCTTCCATTAAAAATTATTTATGAAGATGCTTATTTATTAGTAATAGATAAATCTATAAATATTGTTGTACATCCTGGCAACAAAAATAGAGATAATACAATATTTAATGCATTATTATATAATTATCATTTTTTAAGAGATTTGCCAAGAGCTGGTATTATACATAGATTAGATAAAGATACTACAGGATTAATGTTAGTAGCTAAAGATATGTTAACATATATATATCTAAAAAATTTATTAAAAAAACATAAAATTATTCGAGAATATGAAACTATTGTATATGGTATTATAAAAAATGATCAAATTATTAATTTACCTATAAAAAAAGTATATTTTAATAATATAATTAAAATGATTATTCATTCTACAGGCAAAGAATCTATTACTAAATTATTTGTAAAAAAACATTTTGTTAAATACACATATCTAAGAGTACAATTATATACTGGTAGAACACATCAAATTCGCACTCATCTATCTTATATAAAACATGGCATTATAGGTGATCCTTTATATAAACAATTAAATATATCAAATAATATGTTATTTGATTTAATTAATCGTCAAGCATTACATGCATGTTATTTAAAATTTAGACATCCTGTTTTTAATAATATATTGACTTTATATTCTAAGTTACCTAAAGATATACAAAATGTATTAGATTTTTTAAAAAAAATATCATATTAA
- a CDS encoding thioredoxin domain-containing protein, with translation MNIKKNVLLIILFITTLIPNCIQASINQNINNVSQQHVTHKKHIIEFFSFLCPRCYKFFIITNNKKSISSKYIITKYHVSTTNSELNMLASYNWVIAQALNVEDQVIQPLFEGIQNNTIYDYPTMKKAFINAATNINEQQYDAAWDSFLIKGLFMQQDKLIEHYKISNLPAFVINTNIISMNNILNNCKKNCLANILKLINKSYTYKNINI, from the coding sequence ATGAATATCAAAAAAAATGTATTATTAATAATATTGTTTATTACTACTTTAATACCTAATTGTATACAAGCTAGTATTAATCAAAATATTAATAATGTTTCTCAACAACATGTTACACACAAAAAACATATAATAGAATTTTTTTCATTTTTATGCCCACGTTGTTATAAATTTTTTATTATTACTAATAATAAAAAAAGTATTAGTAGTAAATATATCATTACTAAATATCATGTTAGTACAACAAATTCAGAATTAAATATGTTAGCAAGTTATAATTGGGTTATTGCACAAGCATTAAATGTTGAAGATCAGGTTATACAACCATTATTTGAAGGTATTCAAAATAATACTATTTATGATTATCCAACAATGAAAAAAGCATTTATTAATGCTGCTACTAATATAAATGAACAACAATATGATGCTGCTTGGGATAGTTTTTTAATTAAAGGATTATTTATGCAGCAAGATAAATTAATTGAACATTATAAAATATCTAATTTGCCTGCTTTTGTTATTAATACAAATATAATTAGTATGAATAATATATTAAATAATTGTAAAAAAAATTGTTTGGCAAATATTTTAAAATTAATTAATAAATCTTATACATATAAAAATATTAATATATAA
- a CDS encoding 5'-3' exonuclease: MNNNLILIDGSLLLYRAYYALPCLFNKQGHPMNAIYGFISIFKKIINLYVNSNIVVIFDSPGNSFRKKIFNQYKQQRKKMPNNLIIQKQKLYKIIQYMGYQVISIKNVEADDIIGTLALTYIKYNFLVFIVSLDKDFAQLVSNYIFLLNPITFKILKSEDVYHKYGVYPQLISDLLALSGDYTDNIPGIPGIGIKTAQLLLNNFGNLISIYKNIDQIFIPRKKNIHIQLMKYKKKVFFYHQLTKINTNIYLEKKFLINIKNS; this comes from the coding sequence ATGAATAATAATCTAATTTTAATAGATGGATCTTTATTATTATATCGTGCTTATTATGCATTACCTTGTTTATTTAATAAACAAGGTCATCCTATGAATGCAATATACGGTTTTATTAGTATATTTAAAAAAATTATTAATTTATATGTTAATAGTAATATTGTTGTTATTTTTGATTCGCCAGGCAATTCTTTTAGAAAAAAAATATTTAATCAATATAAACAACAAAGAAAAAAAATGCCTAATAATCTTATTATACAAAAACAAAAATTATATAAAATTATTCAATATATGGGCTATCAAGTTATATCTATAAAAAATGTAGAAGCAGATGATATTATTGGTACTTTAGCATTAACATATATAAAATATAATTTTTTAGTTTTTATTGTAAGTTTAGATAAAGATTTTGCACAATTAGTATCTAATTATATTTTTTTACTCAATCCTATAACTTTTAAAATATTAAAATCCGAAGATGTTTATCATAAGTATGGTGTATATCCACAATTAATTAGTGATTTATTAGCATTATCTGGTGATTATACAGATAATATACCTGGAATTCCTGGCATAGGTATCAAAACAGCACAATTATTACTTAATAATTTTGGCAATTTAATTTCTATTTATAAAAATATAGATCAAATATTTATTCCTAGAAAAAAAAACATACATATTCAATTAATGAAATATAAAAAAAAAGTATTTTTTTATCATCAATTAACTAAAATCAATACTAATATTTATTTAGAAAAAAAATTTTTAATTAATATTAAAAATTCATAA
- the yihA gene encoding ribosome biogenesis GTP-binding protein YihA/YsxC — protein MSIKNFNNINYSYSITNIHELHYDIYNEIILIGYSNVGKSTIINTLSNKNISRISKLPGNTKKINIFCNKHLCFLDMPGYGYNKFKKHISYHYFNFLKKYLIHRNSLKGILLLVDIRRLLKEIDIILLKKILFYNKPVLLILNKSDKLSLNNIKKQTFLLKQQIIKLTNINNYYMNILVFSSIKKNNIKILKNTINGWL, from the coding sequence ATGTCCATAAAAAATTTTAATAATATTAATTACTCTTATAGTATTACTAATATACATGAATTACATTATGATATTTACAATGAGATTATTTTAATAGGTTATTCTAATGTAGGTAAATCAACTATTATTAATACTTTATCAAATAAAAATATATCTAGAATTAGTAAATTACCAGGAAACACAAAAAAAATAAATATTTTTTGTAATAAACATTTATGTTTTTTAGATATGCCTGGTTATGGATATAATAAATTTAAAAAACATATATCATACCATTATTTTAATTTTTTAAAAAAATATCTTATACATAGAAATTCTTTAAAAGGAATATTATTATTAGTTGATATTCGACGACTATTAAAAGAAATTGATATTATTCTTTTAAAAAAAATATTATTTTATAATAAGCCAGTATTATTAATACTAAATAAATCTGATAAATTATCCTTAAATAATATAAAAAAACAGACTTTTTTATTAAAACAACAAATTATTAAGTTAACTAATATTAATAATTATTATATGAATATTTTAGTATTTTCTTCTATAAAAAAAAATAATATCAAGATATTAAAAAACACTATTAATGGTTGGTTGTAG